TTCATGTAAGGCGCCGCCACGGGCCGTACTTTTGTAATTATGTCTGCTATCAACGATGCGCTGCGCGCCGCCGCCGACCAGTTCGGCACCCCTTTGTACGTGTATAATGCCGCCACCATCACGCGGCAGTACGAGAAGCTGAAAAACGCATTTACGGGGCATAAAACGCGCTTCTTTTATGCGTGCAAGGCGTTGAGCAACGTATCCATTCTGCGGCACATCCACAGCTTGGGCTCGGGGCTCGACTGTGTGAGTATCAACGAAGTGAAGCTGGGGCTGCACGTGGGCTTTGCGCCCGACGACATCCTGTTCACGCCCAACAGCGTGACGTTTGAGGAACTGGTGGAAGCCAAGGAGCTGGGCGTGAACCTCAACATCGACAATATCTCGCTGCTGGAGCGCTTCGGGGCCACGTTTGGCAGCTCCTACCCGGTGTGCGTGCGCCTGAACCCGCACATCGAGGCGGGCGGCAACTACAAGATTCAAACCGGCCACATCGACAGCAAGTTTGGCATTAGCATTCACCAGATGCGCCACCTCGAACGCGTGGTGAAGGGCACCGGCCTGCACGTGCGCGGCCTGCACATGCACACGGGCTCCGAAATCAAGGACGTGGGCGTGTTCATGCGCGCGCTGGAAATTCTATTTGACGCGGCCACGCGCTTCCCGGAGCTGGAGTTTCTAGATTTGGGTTCGGGCTTCAAAGTGCCCTACAAGCCGGGTGACCCCGAAACCGACGTGAACGCGCTGGGCACGCAGGTAGCCGCCGCCTTCAAGAGCTTTGAGAAAGAATATGGCCGCGAGCTGGAATGCTGGTTTGAGCCGGGCAAGTATCTGGTGAGCGAAAGCGGCTACCTGCTGGTGAACGTAGCGGTGGTGAAGCAAACCACGGCCACCGTGTTTGCGGGCGTCAATTCGGGCTTCAACCACCTCATCCGGCCCATGTTCTATGACAGCTACCACCACATCAGCAACCTCACCAACCCCAAGGGCACGGAGCGCCTGTATACCGTGGTGGGCAACATCTGCGAAACCGACACCTTTGCCTGGGACCGGCTGCTGCCCGACATCCGCGAAAACGACCTGCTGGCCTTCCACAACGCCGGCGCCTACGGCTTCGAGATGAGCAGCAGCTTCAACTCGCGCACCCGCCCGGCCGAAGTGCTGCTGGACGAAAGCGGCGAGCTGCGCCTCATTCGCAAGCGCCAGACGTTTGAGGACCTGCTGGCGGGGCAGGTCGAGGCCGGCGTGGCCCAGGAAAACGCGCGGTAAGCGCAGGCCGGGCTACTTGGCGCGCCGCAGCAGGTAGCCGGTCTCGGCGGTGGCGCCGGGCAGGCTGTTCACGTTGATGCACTCCCAACCCTGGCTGCTCATGTAGTCGAGGGCGGCCACCACCGAGTTCAGCCTGCGAACGGTGGCGTTGGCCTGCAGCAACTCGGGCTTGGGGGCGGCCTTTCTCACGTCCTGCCCATACTCCAGGTGCAGGCTGTTGCCAGCATGGTAGGCGTCCTCCAGCACCAGGATGCAGTGCTCGTATTGCGGGGCACGGGCAGCGCTGGCGGGCGGCGGGATGGTTTGGGAAAAGGCGGCAGGGCCGGTCAGGGCCAAGGCCAGGACGAAAAGCAGGGGGTTGCGCATAACCGAAAGCGTGGAAAGGTACCCCAAAGCTAACGGCAGCCGACGAACCCGGTCCCGCGGCGGAATGGCGCCTTTAGTTCTGGCCGAGCAGCCACGCCACGGCGTCGGCCTCGCTTTCGAAGGTGCGGTAGGTGTGCGCCAACCCGCGGCTGGCCATCACCAGCTGGTTCATGGCCAGGCGGGCGAATACGTCGTGCGCCACCAGGGCCGCGCCGTAGCGGTAGCCGCACTCGCGCACGGCGCTGGGCAGCCACTCGTTGGCCATCCAGTCGAGCTCGGCGGGGGTGAAGGGCGTCATCTCGCGCTGGTCAATCAGGGCTTTCGACCAGCGGTGCCGGCCCATGGCCTGCGCCAGGTGCGTGAGCATGGCCCGGAACTGCACCGGCTCGCGCACGCCGGCCCGGTATTCCAGCCGCACGTAGCCCTCGGGCTCTTCCCATATGCGGCCTATGCTGTTTTCAAAATAAAGGGAACGGGTGGTGGTAGTGCGCATCAAGGGAGTAAAAACAGAACGCGAATTCCGAGCCTTCCAACCGGGCAGGTCTTGGTCCGCAGGGCTCAACCGCAAAGGCTTGGCGGAGGTTGCGTAACGGCTCAGCTTTTCGACCAACTACCCGTTCCAGACGCCAAATGCCCCGCTTTGGTAGTCGCGGTAAGCCTGTTGAATCTCGGCTTCGGTGTTCATCACAAACGGGCCGTAGCTCACCACCGGCTCACCAAACGGCAGCGCGTGGCCCAGCAGCAACACAGCCGCCTCCGTTGCTTCGAGGGCCAGCTCGTCGCCGTCGTGGTTGAACTCAACCAGTTGACGGGCCCTGGCTTCGGCGCCGCTCACCTGCACCGTGCCGCGCACCACGTAGAAGAAAATGTTGCGCTCGGCGGCCACGGGCAGCGTGACACGGCTACCGGCCGGCAGTTCCAGCCAGGCCAGGGCCACGTCGGCCAGCGGCTGCACGGCCCCGGCGGTGCCCGCCCACTCGCCCGATACGGCGTGAACGACCACGCCGCCGTCCAGCGTCGCGGTCGGAATCTCGTCCTGCTGCAGGCCGATGTAGCGCGGCGTCACCATCTTGTCTTTGGCCGGCAGGTTCACCCACAGCTGCAGGATTTCGAGCGGCCCGCCGGTCTGCTTGAATTGCTCCGACGACACTTCGGCGTGAATCAGCCCGCTCCCCGCCGTCATCCACTGAATGCCGCCGGCGTTTATCACGCTTTCGTGCCCACCGGTGTCCTTGTGCAGAATGTCGCCCTCCAGAATAAACGTCACCGTCTCGAACCCGCGGTGCGGGTGCGGCCCGAAGGGCAAGCCGTTGTTGTTGGGCCGGTACACCTGCGGGCCGTGGTGGTTCAAAAACAGAAACGGGTCGATATACTCCACCGACGCCGTGGGCAGCGCCCGGTACGTGACGAGGTCGGCAATGGGGGCATTGATGGCCCGGTGCTGCTGCTTGATGGTGCGCATGGTGGTGGGGTTGAAGTTAGATGTTCTTGCGGGCGCCTCACCCCCGGCCCCTCTCCTCAGGGAGAGGGGAGCCAGCCGATTTATATGGAAGAATAACCGGTGCCCCCTCTTTTTTGGAGAGGGGGTCAGGGGGTGAGGCGTCAACGTCAGACGAGTAGACCGACTCGCTACGCCTCCTGCTCCTGCGGTGGCGAGCCCCGGAAGGCATCCAGCTTGCTCACCACTGGCAGTTTCACGGGCTTGTTTTCCTTAGCCGATTGGTAGATGGCTTCCATGATGCGCTGGTCCTGCAGGCCTTCTTCGCCGGGCGTGTAGGGCGTTTTGTTCTGGCGCACGCACTCGGCCATATGGTCGAGCTCCAGGGCAAACTGGTCTTTCTGCGGGTCGTTGGGCGTTTCCTTCAGCTGCTTGCCTTTGGGGGCGCGCACCCGCTCCTGGTGCAGGCCCTGGTAGCTAAAGGCCGGGTCCATCTTGATGGTGCCCTCCTCGCAGTGCACCATGTAGCTCTTGCTGTTGAAGGTGCCGTAGCCCGTCATGCACTGCGAAAGCACGCCGCTGGGGAAGCGCATGGTAAACGTCACGTTCTCCTCCACTTCCTTGAAGCGGGCATCGCCGGGCGTGGTGTATATCTGGGCCGATACCTCGGTGGGCTCCTCGCCCAAGAGGAAGCGGGTGGTGTTGAGGCAGTACAGGCCGATGTCGGGCAGGGCCCCGCCGCCGGCCAGGGCCTTTTTGTGGCGCCATTGCTGGTCGTGGGCCTGGTTTTGGTTATTCACCATCTGCATGAGCTTGGGCTTTCCGTAAGTTTTGTCGCGCAGCAGCTGCATGGCCATGCGGTTCAGCGGCTCGTACTGAATGCGGTAGGCAATCATGAGCTTTTTACTCGCCTTTTTACAGGCTTCTATCATCTCCTCGCACTCTTTGACCGAGTTGGCCATGGGCTTTTCGCAGAGAATGTGCTTGCCGGCCTTGGCGCCCCGCAGCGTGAACTCGTGGTGCATGGAGTTGGGCAGCACGATGTAAATCACCTCCACCTCGGGGTTGTCCTTGAGCTGGTCGTAGGTCTGGTAGGAGTAGCAACTGCTGGGCTTGATGCCGTACTGCTGGGCCACTTTGCGCATCTTTTCGGGGTCGCCGCTCACCAGGGCCACTGGCTTGGCGTGCTTGCTCTGGCCGAAAGCGGGCAGAATCTCGTTCAGCGTGAGGTGGCCCAGGCCCACCAGTGCGTAGCCCACGCGGCGCTCGGGCGCGTCGGGGTTGAAGGGCTCCGAGCCTTTCGGGTCGGTGGCAGCTTCCAATGGTGGCAGCTTGATGTCGAGCGGGCCGGTCACGGGCGGCATCCCAGCATCGGAGGTCGCAGCGGCTTCGGCGGCCGCCACGGGCAGGGCGCCGGCCACGCCCACGGCCAGCAGGCCACGCCCCGCGTGGTTGATGAATTGGCGGCGCGACTCGTCGTAGCGCGATTCCGAATCGGTAGCAGCGGGCGCGGTAGGGTTGTCTTGAAACATGAGGCAGGAACGTGGAAAAGTGGAAAGCCTAGTGGCAGCTGTACGTACGAGCCGAAGGCGGGGCTTTGTTGCCACAGTATTCGGGCATGGCATTACGCCACAGGTTTTTGGACCGCGCCAGCCGCTGGGCCAATGCGCAGTACATTTATAGCCCTGCATTTGGGTTATGTTGATTTTTAACTGCATGATAAAGCTTTCTACCGCCTCGCGTGGGGCTGTTCTCACGATATTTCTGGCCGCGGCCGGCACCCAGGCCCGGGCTCAAACCGTCACCCCCATCGGCACCATTCAAACCAGCGGCGTACTGGCCATGGCGGGTACCTATACCGTCGAGGGCATCGTGACGGCCGTGTACCCCGGCCTGAGCCCGGCCGGCTTCTACGTGCAGAACGACGCCGCTACCGCCGACGGCGACCCGACCACTTCCGACGCCCTGTACGTGGTGCAATCTTCCCCCACGGTGGCGGCCGGCACGCGCGTGCGCATCACCGGCGCCGTGCAGGAAATGCCCACCACGCCCTCGTTCAACCAGGCCGTACTCACCAGCCCCATCATCACGGTATTGGCCACGGGCCAGAACCTGCCGCCTTTCACGCTGCTGAACAATGCCACCTTCGCCATTGCCGATGCCGAAGCGTTTGAAGGCATGCTGGTGCAGTTTTCGGCGCCGGTCACGGTGTCCGATGTGGCCACGCTGAAGTCGCGCGGCGAGCTCAACATCTCGACCCGGGGCCTGGTGTACCAGCCCACGCAGTATGTAGACCCCAACGACGACCCGGCCAGCGGCACCAGCAGCACCGGCACCACCAACGTGCCCGCCGTGACCGCCTACCAAGCCGCCAACGTGCAGAAGTCGCTGCTGCTCGACGACGGCCTGGCCGCCACCAACCCCTCGCCCACGCCCTACCTCGACGCCGCTACCGGCACCGTGCGCGTGGGCAGCACCCTTGCCAGCCTGCGCGGCATCATGGGCTACGGTTCCAGCAAATGGCGCATCCAGCCGCTGCCGGGGGCCAACGCCCCGGTGGTGACGACGGTGCGCCCGCCGGTGCCTACGTTCAGCCCGCTCTCGGTGAAACTGGCCAGCTTCAACGTGCTCAACTACTTCAACGGCGACGGCGCGGGCGGCGGCTTTCCCACCTCGCGCGGGGCCCTGACCCTGGCCGATTTCAACCGCCAGCGCGCCAAAATCATCACGGCCATTGCCCAGATGAACGCCGACGTGGTGGGCCTGATTGAGATTGAAAACGACGGTACCGGGCCCAACTCGGCCATCCAGGACCTGGTGAACGGGCTGAACCAGGTGATGGGCCCTGGCACCTACGCCATCATCAACGACGGCGTGCTGCGCCAGCCCAACAACACCGACCTCATTCACTGCGCCATCATTTACAAGCCCGCGGCCGTGACGCCCTACGGCAACGTGCTGCTGGCCAGCGTCACGGGCGTGTTCGAACGCCCGCCGGTGGCTCAGCTATTCATCACGACCCGCACGGCGGCACGCGACACGTTTGCGCTGGTCGTTAACCACCTCAAGTCGAAAGCCAGCGGCAGCGGCGCCAATGCCGACCAGGGCGACGGCCAGGGTGCCAGCAACCTGCGCCGCAAGCAGCAGGCCACGGCCTTGGTGCAGTTCATCAACGGCGCGGTGCTGCCCGCCGGCACACGCTACGTGGTGAGCGTGGGCGACTACAACGCCAATTACGAAGAAGACCCCATGGACATTCTGCGGGCGGCCGGCTTCGTGCTGGGCAGCCCGGCCAGCAGCGCGTCCTACGTCTTCAGCGGCCTGAGCGGCTCGCTCGACCACGCCGTGCTCACGCCCAGCCTGCTGGGTCACGCAGCCGTAGAAAAGTGGCACATCAACGCCGCCGAGCCCGAATTTCTGGAATACGACGTGGCCGGCGCCGCCACCGACATCACCAGCCCCTTCCGCTCTTCCGACCACGACCCCGTGCTCATCGGGCTGAATTTCGGTGGCGTGGTAACGGCGGCCGCCCGGCCTGCGGCGGGCGTGCAGGTAGAGGTTTTTCCCAACCCCGCCGCCGCCGGCTTCAGCCTACGGATAACGGGCTTGGCCCCCACCGAGGCCCTGACGCTGGACGTGGTGTCGGCACTGGGCCAGCGGGTGCTGGCGCTGCATGGCCCGGCCGCCGAGCTGCAAGCTGAAACCGGCCGGCGCACGGCTGCTTTTCAGCCAGGGGCCTACTTGCTGCACCTGCGCGGCGCTGGCTTCAGCCAGACGCTGCGGGTGGTGAAGCAGTAGCTTTGCCGGCATGAAACCCGCCCGCCGCAAGCCCGTCGCCCTTCGCAAACCCGACCGATTTTCCGAGGATAATGTGGCCGTGGGCTGGGACGCGCGGCACCTGCTGGGCCACACCGAGTTCGACGAGTACCGGTTTGTGAATTGCGACTTCAGTGGGGCCGATTTCAGCCGGTTGCGGTTCAGCGAGTGCCTCTTTGAGCACTGCAACCTGAGCACGGTGCGGCTGGCGGGCACGGCCCTGCAAAACGTGGCCTTTGCCGATTGCAAGCTGCTGGGCCTGCAGTTTGCGGCCTGCCGCGACATGCTCTTTGGCGTGCACTTCGACCAGTGCCAGCTGCGCTACGCCTCCTTTGCGGGCCGCACCCTGCCCGGCACGCGCTTCGTGGGCTGCGGCCTGGAAGAAGCCGACTTCGCCGATGCCGACCTGACCGGCGCCGTATTCCAAGACTGTGCCTTGTCCGGGGCGGTGTTCCAGAATACCCGGCTGACGGGAGCCGACTTCACCACCGCCTCCGACTTCGTCATCGACCCCGAAACCAACCCGCTGCAAGGCGCCAAATTCACGTTGCAGGGCCTAGTGGGAGTGGTGGCCAAGTTTGGTTTGGTGATAGAATAAGGGCGTCAAGACGGATGCTTGCCCCGGGCAGGGCTAAACCGGCTTGCGCGGGGCGGAAGCAACATTTTCCGGCGGGCAACGGCCCGGATTCGATTGCGGCTAGTAGATTGCGGCTGAATTCCCATCTATGCCCGAAAGGGGACGCTTTCATCCCCGCCGCGTCCGTCAGCTTTCGGTAAATTGTCAGCATCCTGCGCCGGTCCAGCGCGGGGCAAAAACACGAGTTGCGGCCGCCCGCGCCCCGGTTTGGCGGCGCCGGCGACTGCGCCGAGGCTCGGGTATTTTATCACTTCGCTACAACCACCAGATGGCCAATCGCCGCGCCTCCATCACTGACCTGGCCAAGACGCTGGGGCTTTCTCCCTCCACCATTTCGCGGGCCCTGAGCGACCACGACGACGTGAGCGAGGCCACCAAGGCCCGCGTGCGCCAGCTGGCCGAGGAGCTGCACTACCAGCCCAACCAGCTGGCCGCCGCCCTGCGCCGCGGCCGCAGCAACACGCTGGGCGTACTGGTGCCGCACATCACGGGGCACTTTTTCCCGCAGGTGGTGCACGGCATCGCCACCGAAGCCGCCAAGCTGGGCTTCAACGTGATGATTTGCCAAAGCAACGAAGACTCGCGCCAGGAGCAGAAAAACATCGACCTGCTGATGAACTCGCAGGTGGAAGGCATCCTCGTGTCATTGGCCAACACCACCCAGAGCTTCGGCCACTTCGAGGCCGTGCGCCAGCAGAACATTCCGCTGGTGTTTTTCGACCGCGTGGTGGAAGATTTCAGCGGCAGCAACGTGAGCGCCGTCATGATTGACGACTACCAGGGCGCCTACCAGGTGGTGACGCACCTCATCGAGCAGGGCTGCACCCGCATTGCCCACTTCACCGGCCCGCTGCACCTCAACATTCACAAAAACCGCCACCAGGGCTACCGCGACGCCCTGCAGGCCCACGGCCTGCCCATCGACGACGAGCTCATCATGTTCTGCGAGATGAGCCAGAAGGGCGGCACCCAGGCCATGCGCCAGCTTCTGAAGCTGCCCCAGCGCCCCGACGCCGTGTTTTCGAGCAACGACCTGGCGGCCATCGGCGCCATTCAAGCGGTGAAAAGCGCCCGTCTGCGCGTGCCCAAAGACGTGGCCGTGGTGGGCTTCAGCAACGAGATGTTTACCATGCTCACCGAGCCCATGCTGAGCAGCGTGGACCAGCGCTGCGAGCAAATGGGCAAAACGGCGGTGCAGCTGCTGCAAAAGATGCTGAAAAGCGGCCCCAACCGCCAGGGCCCGCCCAAGCCCATCGTGCTCAAGCCCAAGCTGCTGGTGCGGGAGTCGTCGCAGAAACGGTAGAAAGTCGTTGTTTTATCTGTCATCCTGAGCGCAGCGAAGGACCTTCTCACGCCTGAACAAGTGGTTCTGTCTTGAGAAGGTCCTTCGCTGCGCTCAGGATGACAGACAGAGCCTTTTACTGCTCTCAGCCGTAGGAAGCCATTCGCCCCTTTCGCTTGTTGAAGAGGTAGAATTTTTGCTGCTTCCGATGACGCCGACCACCGCCCCTGCCCCGCCCAAGGCCACCCTGCTTACGCCCTTCACCATTGCCATTTTCCGGGCCGTTTGGATTGCGGGCATGGTGTCGAACGTGGGCACCTGGATGCAGAACGTGGCCGGCGTGTGGCTCGTCACCACCCTCACCACCTCGGCCCTGCTGGTGGCCCTGATGCAGGCCGCCACCAGCCTGCCGGCCTTCCTGCTGAGCATGCCCGCCGGCGCCATGGCCGACATGGTGGACCGCCGCAAGCTGCTGCTGTTCACGCAAGGATTCATGGCGGTGGTGGCCGCCATTCTGGGGGCACTCACGCTCACGGGTGGCATTTCGGCTTACGGCGTGCTGGGGTTCACGTTCCTGCTGGGCATGGGCTCGGCCCTGAATTCGCCCATCTGGCAGGCCGTGACCACGGAACTGGTGCCGCGGCCCGTGCTGCCGTTCGCCATCACGCTCAACGGCGTGAGCAACAACATTGCGCGGGCCATCGGGCCGGCCATTGGCGGGGTCATCATTGCGTATTACTCGGCGGGCTGGGTGTTTGTGCTGAATGGCATCTCGTTTCTGGGCACCTGGGCGGTGGTGTATTTCTGGAAGCGCGAGCCCACCGTGACCAGCGGCCCGGCCGAAAACTTTGTGGGGGCGCTGCGGGCGGGGCTGCGCTACGTGCAGTATTCGCCGGCCATTTATGGGGTGCTGGTGCGCACGTTTGCGTTTTCGTTTGGGGCGGCGGCCATGTGGGCGCTGGTATCGGTGGTCATTGCCCGCAAGCTGCACCTGAGCTCGGGGCACTACGGCGTGATGCTGTCGTGGCTGGGCGCGGGGGCCGTCACGGGGGCTTTTCTGATGGGCCGGGCCGGCTCGCGGCTCAATTTCAACCAGCGGGTGCTGCTGGGCGTGCTCATGTTCGGCGTCACCAACCTGGCGCTGGCGCTTGTGGAGCAGATTTATGTGCTGTATGCGGTGATGTTCCTGTCCGGCATTGCCTGGCTGATGGTGATGACGAGCTTCAGCACCACCGTGCAGCTGAACGTGCCCAAGTGGGTGCAGGCGCGCGTCATCAGCGTGTACATGCTGGTGTTTCAGGCCGGCTTGTCGCTGGGCAGCCTGGTGTGGGGCGAACTGGCCGACCACCTCACGCTCCAAACTTCGCTGCTCATCGCGGCCGGCTGGATGGTGGCCAGCGCGCTGCTGGCCATTCCCTTCCCCATGCGCTCGGCCGAAGGCCTGAACCTAGACCCCGCCGAGCACTGGCCCGACCCCGAAACCGACGGCCATATCGACCCCGATGACGGCCCCGTGGTCATCATGATTGAATACCATGTGGAGCCCGCCGATTGGCCGGCCTTTCGCGCCGCCACCGAGCAGCTGACGCGCCTGCGCCTGCGCGACGGGGCCCTGCGCGCCGGCGTGTTTGCCGACGTGGCCCACCCCACGCGCCTCACCGAGTTTTATTACGTGGCCACCTGGGGCGAGCACCAGCGCCAGCACCACCGCTTCACCAAGGAAGACCAGGCCGTGGAAGCCCGGGTGCTGCAGTTTCACAGCGGCCCTGCCGCGCCGCGCGTGACGCACTTTCTGGCCTTTCCCAACACGTCGAACGTGGAAATGGCCACCCCCATGCAAACGCTGGAAAGCCAGCGGTAAGGAGCCGCCTGCTACTACTATTCCCCTCGGCGCTTCTGGTCGAGCCAGGCGTTGGCGGCACCTTCGTCGATGAAGCGGGCGTACTGGAACGAGGCATTGGGCGAAGGCACTTTTTCGGCCATGTGGAGGTCGGCTTCCACTTCGCGCAGGTGGTTGGGCAGCACCAGGAAGGCCACGTAGAGCGGGGCGCCCATTTCGCGCTGCACCTGCGGCAGAAAGGTGGTCACCACCCATTCGGGGCCGTTGAGGCGGCGGTCGGTGCGACGGCGGGCGTCCATCAGCCAGTGGCGGCACTGGTGCTCCTCGGCGGCGCGGCGCATGGTTTCGTAGCCCTCGCGCAGCTGCTCGTCATTAATGGAGCACAGCCAGCGGCCAATCAGCAGGCACGAATCGGGCCGGTAGGCAACGTGCAGAAAAGCCGTCGAGGCAAGGTCCTGATACATGAAAAAAGCGACTCAGTTGGCGGCGGCAAGGGGCTCAAAGCTACGCATCTATTCCGGCTCGCAATCAGTCATTTGGGTGCGTGCACGCGCTCAAAATTATCGGTAGCCCCCGGGCCGGGGTTGCGTTCCCACAGCTGCTTCAGAAACTCCTGCTCGGCCAGCCACTGGCTCTGCCGGCTCAGCAGCCATTCTTCCGACGTCTGGTCTTCGGCCGTGAGCGGGGTGCGGTCGAGGGGCTTGAGGCGCTCGGCGGCGAAGGTGAGGCAGGCGCGAAAGTCTTCGGCTTCGAGCGCCGGGTGCGCGGCCAGTAGCTCGGCCTGGGTAGCGCCGCTGGCCAGCCACTCCAGCACCTGCCACACGGGGTAGCGCAGCCCGCGCACGGTGGGCTGCCCGTTGCAAATGGACGGATGCGTGGTGATGCGTGGAAAAGCCGGGAATTTCATGCCTCCAATGTACGAAGCCGGCTTTTTTTTATCACCATCAGAGCAGCTCCTGCAGGTCGGCCAGCTGGTGGATGCGCGTGGGCGCCTCCGCCTCACTAAGCTGCCCGAAGCCGTAGGTGGCAAAGATGAACGGCACGCCCGCGCCCTGGCTGGCGGCGAGGTCGCCGGGGGTGTCGCCCACGTACACGGGCGCTTGCAGGCCGTAGTCGGCCACCACTTCCCGAATGTTCTCGGCCTTGGAAAGCAGCTTGGTGCCGTAGCACTGGTGGCCCTCGAAGAACTCGCCCAGCCCGCTGTGTTTGAAAAACGCCTCCACGTAGCCCAGTTGGCAGTTGCTGACGATGAACAGCCGGTAGCCCCGGCCGCGCAGGTAGCGCAGGGTTTCGGCCAGACCGGGGTAGGGCGCGCCGCCGTGGTCGACGGCCGCAGCCAGTTCGTGGCGGGCGCAAAGGGCGCGGTATTCGTCGAGCTTGTCGGCGGGCAGTTTAGGAAAAAGCCGCTCGTACACCACGGTGTAGGGCTGACCAGTCACGGCCTGCACCTGGGCCAGCGTCACGTCGTTTTCGATGTAGTCGACGCTGCTGCTGGCTGCTTGAAAAGCCCGCGTAATGGCTTCGGAGGCGTTCCACAGGGTGCCGTCGAGGTCGAAAATGACGCTATCGAATCGGGTCATAGAATCAGTGAGCAGTTATCAGTGAGCAGTTATCAGTGAGCAGTTATCAGTGAGCAGTTATCAGTGAGCAGTGAGCAGTTATCAGTGAGCAGTGAGCAGTGAGCAGTTATCAGTGAGCAGTTATCAGTGAGCAGTTATCAGTGAGCAGTGAGCAGTGAGCAGTGAGCAGTGAGCAGTCGGCAATTAGAAGCTTGCTGAACGAAGCTGTTCACTGCTCACTGATAACTGTTAACTGCAATTATTCATACAAATCCTGCGGGTCGGCGGCGGCCAGCTCTACAAGGAACTGGCCGATGTTGGTGGTCACGGCTTCGAGGAAAGCCTGGCCTTTTTCGGCGGTGGCGGCGGCGGGGTTGCCCACGCCGGTGTCGGCGCTCACCTTGCTCCA
This DNA window, taken from Hymenobacter sp. 5317J-9, encodes the following:
- the lysA gene encoding diaminopimelate decarboxylase, encoding MSAINDALRAAADQFGTPLYVYNAATITRQYEKLKNAFTGHKTRFFYACKALSNVSILRHIHSLGSGLDCVSINEVKLGLHVGFAPDDILFTPNSVTFEELVEAKELGVNLNIDNISLLERFGATFGSSYPVCVRLNPHIEAGGNYKIQTGHIDSKFGISIHQMRHLERVVKGTGLHVRGLHMHTGSEIKDVGVFMRALEILFDAATRFPELEFLDLGSGFKVPYKPGDPETDVNALGTQVAAAFKSFEKEYGRELECWFEPGKYLVSESGYLLVNVAVVKQTTATVFAGVNSGFNHLIRPMFYDSYHHISNLTNPKGTERLYTVVGNICETDTFAWDRLLPDIRENDLLAFHNAGAYGFEMSSSFNSRTRPAEVLLDESGELRLIRKRQTFEDLLAGQVEAGVAQENAR
- a CDS encoding pirin family protein codes for the protein MRTIKQQHRAINAPIADLVTYRALPTASVEYIDPFLFLNHHGPQVYRPNNNGLPFGPHPHRGFETVTFILEGDILHKDTGGHESVINAGGIQWMTAGSGLIHAEVSSEQFKQTGGPLEILQLWVNLPAKDKMVTPRYIGLQQDEIPTATLDGGVVVHAVSGEWAGTAGAVQPLADVALAWLELPAGSRVTLPVAAERNIFFYVVRGTVQVSGAEARARQLVEFNHDGDELALEATEAAVLLLGHALPFGEPVVSYGPFVMNTEAEIQQAYRDYQSGAFGVWNG
- a CDS encoding Gfo/Idh/MocA family oxidoreductase, with product MFQDNPTAPAATDSESRYDESRRQFINHAGRGLLAVGVAGALPVAAAEAAATSDAGMPPVTGPLDIKLPPLEAATDPKGSEPFNPDAPERRVGYALVGLGHLTLNEILPAFGQSKHAKPVALVSGDPEKMRKVAQQYGIKPSSCYSYQTYDQLKDNPEVEVIYIVLPNSMHHEFTLRGAKAGKHILCEKPMANSVKECEEMIEACKKASKKLMIAYRIQYEPLNRMAMQLLRDKTYGKPKLMQMVNNQNQAHDQQWRHKKALAGGGALPDIGLYCLNTTRFLLGEEPTEVSAQIYTTPGDARFKEVEENVTFTMRFPSGVLSQCMTGYGTFNSKSYMVHCEEGTIKMDPAFSYQGLHQERVRAPKGKQLKETPNDPQKDQFALELDHMAECVRQNKTPYTPGEEGLQDQRIMEAIYQSAKENKPVKLPVVSKLDAFRGSPPQEQEA
- a CDS encoding ExeM/NucH family extracellular endonuclease, which gives rise to MIKLSTASRGAVLTIFLAAAGTQARAQTVTPIGTIQTSGVLAMAGTYTVEGIVTAVYPGLSPAGFYVQNDAATADGDPTTSDALYVVQSSPTVAAGTRVRITGAVQEMPTTPSFNQAVLTSPIITVLATGQNLPPFTLLNNATFAIADAEAFEGMLVQFSAPVTVSDVATLKSRGELNISTRGLVYQPTQYVDPNDDPASGTSSTGTTNVPAVTAYQAANVQKSLLLDDGLAATNPSPTPYLDAATGTVRVGSTLASLRGIMGYGSSKWRIQPLPGANAPVVTTVRPPVPTFSPLSVKLASFNVLNYFNGDGAGGGFPTSRGALTLADFNRQRAKIITAIAQMNADVVGLIEIENDGTGPNSAIQDLVNGLNQVMGPGTYAIINDGVLRQPNNTDLIHCAIIYKPAAVTPYGNVLLASVTGVFERPPVAQLFITTRTAARDTFALVVNHLKSKASGSGANADQGDGQGASNLRRKQQATALVQFINGAVLPAGTRYVVSVGDYNANYEEDPMDILRAAGFVLGSPASSASYVFSGLSGSLDHAVLTPSLLGHAAVEKWHINAAEPEFLEYDVAGAATDITSPFRSSDHDPVLIGLNFGGVVTAAARPAAGVQVEVFPNPAAAGFSLRITGLAPTEALTLDVVSALGQRVLALHGPAAELQAETGRRTAAFQPGAYLLHLRGAGFSQTLRVVKQ
- a CDS encoding pentapeptide repeat-containing protein → MKPARRKPVALRKPDRFSEDNVAVGWDARHLLGHTEFDEYRFVNCDFSGADFSRLRFSECLFEHCNLSTVRLAGTALQNVAFADCKLLGLQFAACRDMLFGVHFDQCQLRYASFAGRTLPGTRFVGCGLEEADFADADLTGAVFQDCALSGAVFQNTRLTGADFTTASDFVIDPETNPLQGAKFTLQGLVGVVAKFGLVIE
- a CDS encoding LacI family DNA-binding transcriptional regulator, whose product is MANRRASITDLAKTLGLSPSTISRALSDHDDVSEATKARVRQLAEELHYQPNQLAAALRRGRSNTLGVLVPHITGHFFPQVVHGIATEAAKLGFNVMICQSNEDSRQEQKNIDLLMNSQVEGILVSLANTTQSFGHFEAVRQQNIPLVFFDRVVEDFSGSNVSAVMIDDYQGAYQVVTHLIEQGCTRIAHFTGPLHLNIHKNRHQGYRDALQAHGLPIDDELIMFCEMSQKGGTQAMRQLLKLPQRPDAVFSSNDLAAIGAIQAVKSARLRVPKDVAVVGFSNEMFTMLTEPMLSSVDQRCEQMGKTAVQLLQKMLKSGPNRQGPPKPIVLKPKLLVRESSQKR
- a CDS encoding MFS transporter encodes the protein MTPTTAPAPPKATLLTPFTIAIFRAVWIAGMVSNVGTWMQNVAGVWLVTTLTTSALLVALMQAATSLPAFLLSMPAGAMADMVDRRKLLLFTQGFMAVVAAILGALTLTGGISAYGVLGFTFLLGMGSALNSPIWQAVTTELVPRPVLPFAITLNGVSNNIARAIGPAIGGVIIAYYSAGWVFVLNGISFLGTWAVVYFWKREPTVTSGPAENFVGALRAGLRYVQYSPAIYGVLVRTFAFSFGAAAMWALVSVVIARKLHLSSGHYGVMLSWLGAGAVTGAFLMGRAGSRLNFNQRVLLGVLMFGVTNLALALVEQIYVLYAVMFLSGIAWLMVMTSFSTTVQLNVPKWVQARVISVYMLVFQAGLSLGSLVWGELADHLTLQTSLLIAAGWMVASALLAIPFPMRSAEGLNLDPAEHWPDPETDGHIDPDDGPVVIMIEYHVEPADWPAFRAATEQLTRLRLRDGALRAGVFADVAHPTRLTEFYYVATWGEHQRQHHRFTKEDQAVEARVLQFHSGPAAPRVTHFLAFPNTSNVEMATPMQTLESQR